From a region of the Candidatus Brocadia sp. genome:
- a CDS encoding tetratricopeptide repeat protein yields MMKKMLMVPAIAFILLVNGKDIVCVAESYEALMAEGDAYVRKQMYQEALGAYEDAIRLKPDAFEAWCSKGVVLDYFGKYPEAIVSFEEAIKHKPDYYEAWYMKGRSLDHAGKYEDAIKAVNRALEIKPDDMMALYNKGNVQDHIGDIEGAIETYNRILRIRPDEHEAWNNKGLALVKIPERRKDALEAYDKAIAIQPKYYEAWINKGNCYVRLRRYKEAVDAYDKAIEIKPSEHAAWADKGFTLADLGNYKGAVDAFNKAIELKHDSYAAWNGKGLALDALGRYEEALAAYEKTIAIQPDSYGAWTNKGLALSRLGKYAEAVTAYDMALKIQPDSYETMTNKGCELFKLGKPDEAIKVFDAAIKLRPDYPQVWNKKGYTLAQMGRFTEAVAAFDNVCQIITDEEAANIPRQAKLKNEALVEKGYALVQLQKYEEAIKTFDKALHIKSDAFDVWVYQGIAFKQLKKYSEALHAFDKAATLSGNVHEAWNYKGYVLEEMGKKQEALEAYTRAIQIQPDFFVALNNKGLLLDTMGNHQEAIGEYDRALKVKPDFDAAWFNKACAYALLSNKEDALISLKKAIALNPQYKGLSRTNPDFAILDGDPAFEQLVGK; encoded by the coding sequence ATGATGAAAAAAATGCTGATGGTACCGGCTATAGCATTCATACTGCTTGTTAACGGAAAAGACATAGTATGTGTTGCGGAAAGTTATGAAGCACTTATGGCAGAGGGGGATGCTTACGTTCGAAAACAGATGTATCAGGAAGCCCTTGGGGCATACGAGGATGCAATACGCCTGAAACCGGACGCTTTTGAGGCTTGGTGCAGTAAAGGTGTTGTCCTTGACTATTTTGGCAAATACCCGGAAGCCATTGTATCGTTTGAAGAGGCGATTAAACATAAGCCGGATTATTATGAGGCATGGTACATGAAGGGAAGGTCTCTTGATCATGCTGGCAAATATGAAGACGCAATAAAAGCAGTTAATAGGGCACTGGAGATTAAACCCGACGATATGATGGCGCTCTACAACAAGGGGAATGTGCAAGATCATATCGGTGATATTGAGGGTGCCATTGAGACCTACAACCGGATTCTCAGGATACGGCCAGATGAACACGAAGCATGGAATAACAAGGGGTTGGCTTTGGTAAAAATCCCTGAGAGGAGAAAAGATGCGCTGGAGGCATATGATAAGGCAATTGCAATTCAGCCAAAGTATTATGAAGCCTGGATAAACAAAGGAAACTGTTATGTAAGATTGCGAAGATATAAGGAAGCCGTTGATGCTTACGATAAGGCTATAGAGATAAAGCCCTCTGAACACGCAGCGTGGGCGGACAAAGGTTTTACGCTCGCTGATCTTGGCAATTATAAGGGCGCAGTAGATGCATTCAACAAGGCGATTGAATTAAAACACGATTCTTATGCTGCCTGGAACGGGAAGGGGCTTGCCCTGGATGCCTTAGGCAGGTATGAGGAGGCGCTTGCCGCATATGAAAAGACCATAGCTATTCAACCGGACTCCTACGGAGCATGGACCAATAAAGGATTGGCATTGTCCCGCCTCGGGAAATATGCAGAAGCCGTTACCGCCTATGATATGGCATTAAAAATCCAGCCAGACTCGTATGAAACTATGACGAACAAGGGATGTGAGTTGTTTAAATTAGGGAAACCGGATGAGGCAATAAAGGTCTTTGATGCTGCGATAAAACTCAGACCGGATTATCCTCAGGTATGGAATAAAAAGGGATATACCTTGGCGCAAATGGGAAGGTTTACGGAAGCTGTGGCGGCTTTTGATAACGTATGCCAAATCATTACTGATGAAGAAGCGGCAAACATACCGCGACAGGCAAAGCTCAAAAATGAAGCGCTGGTTGAAAAGGGGTATGCCCTCGTACAACTTCAGAAGTATGAAGAAGCAATTAAAACGTTTGACAAGGCGCTGCACATTAAGTCCGATGCCTTCGATGTATGGGTGTACCAGGGGATTGCTTTCAAACAATTAAAGAAATATTCAGAAGCATTACATGCCTTTGATAAGGCAGCGACGCTGAGCGGCAATGTGCATGAAGCGTGGAATTACAAGGGATATGTGCTTGAAGAAATGGGGAAAAAACAAGAGGCGCTTGAGGCATATACCAGGGCTATCCAGATTCAACCCGACTTTTTTGTGGCATTAAATAACAAAGGACTCTTGCTGGATACCATGGGTAATCATCAGGAGGCAATAGGGGAATACGACAGGGCATTAAAAGTAAAACCGGATTTTGATGCGGCGTGGTTTAATAAGGCGTGCGCTTACGCCTTGCTTTCAAATAAGGAAGACGCATTAATTTCACTCAAAAAAGCCATTGCGTTGAATCCTCAATACAAAGGCCTCTCCAGGACGAATCCTGATTTTGCCATCCTGGACGGTGATCCTGCATTTGAGCAGCTTGTGGGCAAATAG
- a CDS encoding phospholipase D-like domain-containing protein, whose translation MNLKKLYWMTIIATWGSFFYPHERAFSSDVYFANREIKKQIVSAIEGCRDSIDIAVSDITAHDFLAALVKAQKRGVTIRMVVGKKPAFMKESLPAIDKDGKVVIKVLSQKGRRQNNFVIFDSQLLAIGSYPWRKNASNYNRYDLIITDETKLVVKYQREFDRLFQEERTASGGVNAVIEEKKKEKPADTDTSDIIPKGMDAINQTVAPNYKALLPETPDGLIAMSFEDFDKVFGIASELSDEQKERLWSRCEGKRVKWNGKVAYLGWGLITGWMMNVKYEDTGVEVKLSSAHKDHFSQVKFGNTVTYTGKLTARVTRIFPYKLEDGDVLHIENTRPQPVSDSELVEDPYTVPVSQGPKKIFLVESFEDLDSIFGKESKVSEAQKEIAWGKYKGKYVSWMGQIMCKNVNVATGLRMGMTQKTKGDVEVKISLAKKDKVLKFHDGETILYTGKLVERCGDSTPYILEDGDIMTTKESSMGIGGM comes from the coding sequence ATGAATTTGAAGAAACTCTATTGGATGACAATTATTGCCACGTGGGGTTCTTTTTTTTATCCGCATGAAAGGGCTTTTTCTTCTGATGTCTATTTTGCGAATCGGGAGATTAAAAAGCAAATAGTAAGCGCTATTGAAGGATGTCGCGACTCTATAGATATCGCGGTTTCTGATATCACTGCCCATGATTTTCTCGCTGCCCTCGTTAAGGCGCAGAAACGAGGGGTAACCATCAGGATGGTGGTTGGCAAAAAGCCCGCTTTCATGAAAGAAAGTTTGCCGGCCATTGACAAGGATGGGAAGGTTGTAATCAAGGTCTTGTCTCAAAAAGGAAGAAGGCAGAATAATTTTGTGATTTTTGATTCTCAATTGCTGGCAATAGGGTCATATCCCTGGAGAAAGAATGCTAGTAATTATAATCGCTACGATCTGATTATTACCGACGAAACGAAATTAGTGGTTAAGTATCAAAGGGAATTTGACCGCTTATTTCAGGAGGAAAGGACCGCAAGCGGAGGAGTGAATGCGGTTATTGAAGAAAAAAAGAAGGAGAAACCTGCAGATACGGACACATCAGACATTATTCCAAAGGGCATGGATGCGATAAATCAGACGGTAGCGCCGAATTATAAGGCGCTTCTACCAGAAACACCGGATGGATTGATTGCCATGAGTTTTGAAGACTTTGATAAAGTCTTTGGAATAGCAAGCGAGTTATCCGATGAGCAAAAAGAACGCTTGTGGAGCCGGTGTGAGGGGAAAAGAGTAAAGTGGAATGGCAAAGTGGCGTATCTTGGGTGGGGGCTGATAACCGGGTGGATGATGAATGTAAAATACGAAGATACCGGTGTTGAGGTAAAGCTAAGCTCCGCCCATAAGGACCATTTTTCTCAGGTAAAATTCGGCAATACTGTGACTTATACCGGAAAGCTTACTGCACGGGTAACAAGGATATTTCCGTATAAACTGGAAGATGGTGATGTGCTTCACATTGAGAATACCCGCCCGCAGCCGGTGAGCGACAGCGAACTCGTTGAAGACCCATATACGGTGCCTGTTTCGCAAGGGCCAAAAAAAATATTCCTGGTAGAGTCGTTTGAGGATCTGGACAGTATCTTTGGCAAAGAGAGTAAGGTATCCGAAGCGCAGAAGGAAATTGCATGGGGGAAATACAAGGGAAAATATGTCAGCTGGATGGGACAGATTATGTGTAAAAATGTAAATGTTGCTACTGGTTTGCGCATGGGAATGACGCAAAAAACAAAGGGGGATGTAGAGGTAAAAATCAGTTTGGCAAAAAAGGATAAAGTGTTAAAATTCCACGATGGTGAAACAATCCTTTATACGGGAAAATTGGTGGAACGGTGCGGAGATAGTACGCCGTATATTTTGGAAGACGGAGATATCATGACGACGAAAGAGTCGAGCATGGGAATTGGTGGCATGTAA